A genomic segment from Callithrix jacchus isolate 240 chromosome 8, calJac240_pri, whole genome shotgun sequence encodes:
- the FITM1 gene encoding fat storage-inducing transmembrane protein 1, with product MERGAVVGAGLGAGARIRALLGCLVKVLLWVASVLLYFGSEQAARLLGSPCLRRLYHAWLAAVVIFGPLLQFHVNPRTIFASHGNFFNIKFVNSAWGWTCTFLGGFVLLVVFLATRRVAVTARHLSRLVVGAAVWRGAGRAFLLIEDLTGSCFEPLPQGLLLHELPDRRSCLAAGHQWRGYTVSSHTFLLTFCCLLMAEEAAVFAKYLAHGLPAGAPLRLVFLLNVLLLGLWNFLLICTVIYFHQYTHKVVGAAVGTFAWYLTYGSWYHQPWSPGSPGHGLFPHSHSSRKHN from the exons atGGAGCGGGGGGcggtggtgggggcagggctgggggctggggcccGAATCCGGGCACTCCTGGGCTGCCTGGTCAAGGTGCTGCTCTGGGTGGCCTCTGTCTTGCTGTACTTTGGAAGCGAACAGGCCGCCCGCCTTCTGGGCAGCCCCTGCTTACGGCGcctctaccatgcctggctagcagCAGTGGTCATCTTTGGGCCCCTTCTGCAGTTCCATGTCAACCCTCGGACTATCTTCGCCAGCCACGGCAACTTCTTCAACAT AAAATTTGTGAATTCAGCCTGGGGCTGGACATGCACCTTCCTGGGGGGCTTTGTGTTGCTGGTGGTGTTCCTGGCTACACGGCGTGTGGCAGTAACTGCCAGACACCTGAGCCGACTGGTGGTGGGGGCAGCTGTGTGGCGGGGAGCCGGCCGGGCCTTCCTGCTCATCGAGGACCTGACTGGCTCCTGCTTTGAGCCGCTGCCCCAGGGTCTGCTGCTCCACGAGCTTCCTGACCGCCGCAGCTGCCTGGCAGCTGGCCACCAGTGGCGAGGCTACACGGTCTCCTCACACACCTTCCTGCTCACCTTCTGCTGCCTGCTTATGGCAGAGGAAGCGGCCGTGTTTGCCAAGTACCTGGCCCACGGGCTGCCTGCAGGCGCCCCCCTGCGCCTTGTCTTCCTGCTCAACGTGCTGCTGCTGGGCCTCTGGAACTTCTTGCTGATCTGTACCGTCATCTATTTCCACCAGTATACTCACAAGGTGGTGGGCGCCGCAGTGGGCACCTTCGCCTGGTACCTCACCTATGGCAGCTGGTATCATCAGCCCTGGTCTCCAGGGAGCCCAGGCCATGGGCTCTTCCCCCATTCCCACTCCAGCCGCAAACATAACTGA
- the PSME1 gene encoding proteasome activator complex subunit 1 isoform X2 encodes MTTLRVHPEAQAKVDVFREDLCTKTENLLGSYFPKKISELDAFLKEPALNEANLSNLKAPLDIPVPDPVKEKEKEERKKQQEKEDKDEKKKGEDEDKGPPCGPVNCNEKIVVLLQRLKPEIKDVIEHLNLVTTWLQLQIPRIEDGNNFGVAVQEKVFELMTSLHTKLEGFHTQISKYFSERGDAVTKAAKQPHVGDYRQLVHELDEAEYRDIRLMVMEIRNAYAVLYDIILKNFEKLKKPRGETKGMIY; translated from the exons ATGACCACACTCAGGGTCCATCCCGAGGCCCAAGCCAAG GTGGATGTGTTTCGTGAAGACCTCTGTACCAAG ACAGAGAACCTGCTCGGGAGCTATTTCCCCAAGAAGATTTCTGAGCTGGATGCATTTTTAAAG GAGCCAGCTCTCAATGAAGCCAACCTGAGCAATCTGAAGGCCCCGTTGGACATTCCAGTGCCTGATCCagtcaaggagaaagaaaaagaggagcgGAAGAAACAGCAGGAG AAGGAAGACAAggatgaaaagaagaaaggggaagatGAAGACAAAG GTCCTCCCTGTGGCCCAGTGAACTGCAATGAAAAGATTGTGGTCCTTCTGCAGCGCTTGAAGCCTGAGATCAAGGATGTCATTGAGCATCTCAACCTG GTCACCACCTGGTTGCAGCTGCAGATACCGCGGATTGAGGATGGGAACAATTTTGGAGTGGCTGTCCAG gagAAGGTATTTGAGCTGATGACCAGCCTCCACACCAAGCTAGAAGGCTTCCACACTCAAATCTCTAA GTATTTCTCTGAGCGTGGTGATGCAGTGACTAAAGCAGCCAAGCAGCCCCACGTG GGTGATTATCGGCAGCTGGTGCACGAGCTGGATGAGGCAGAGTACCGCGACATCCGGCTGATGGTCATGGAGATCCGTAATGCTTAT GCTGTGTTATATGACATCATCCTGAAGAACTTCGAGAAGCTCAAGAAGCCCAGGGGAGAAACAAAGGGAATGATCTATTGA
- the PSME1 gene encoding proteasome activator complex subunit 1 isoform X1: MTTLRVHPEAQAKVDVFREDLCTKTENLLGSYFPKKISELDAFLKEPALNEANLSNLKAPLDIPVPDPVKEKEKEERKKQQEKEDKDEKKKGEDEDKGPPCGPVNCNEKIVVLLQRLKPEIKDVIEHLNLVTTWLQLQIPRIEDGNNFGVAVQEKVFELMTSLHTKLEGFHTQISKYFSERGDAVTKAAKQPHVGDYRQLVHELDEAEYRDIRLMVMEIRNAYVRRRGQGRGGQRQLSQATHSLTLQAGG; encoded by the exons ATGACCACACTCAGGGTCCATCCCGAGGCCCAAGCCAAG GTGGATGTGTTTCGTGAAGACCTCTGTACCAAG ACAGAGAACCTGCTCGGGAGCTATTTCCCCAAGAAGATTTCTGAGCTGGATGCATTTTTAAAG GAGCCAGCTCTCAATGAAGCCAACCTGAGCAATCTGAAGGCCCCGTTGGACATTCCAGTGCCTGATCCagtcaaggagaaagaaaaagaggagcgGAAGAAACAGCAGGAG AAGGAAGACAAggatgaaaagaagaaaggggaagatGAAGACAAAG GTCCTCCCTGTGGCCCAGTGAACTGCAATGAAAAGATTGTGGTCCTTCTGCAGCGCTTGAAGCCTGAGATCAAGGATGTCATTGAGCATCTCAACCTG GTCACCACCTGGTTGCAGCTGCAGATACCGCGGATTGAGGATGGGAACAATTTTGGAGTGGCTGTCCAG gagAAGGTATTTGAGCTGATGACCAGCCTCCACACCAAGCTAGAAGGCTTCCACACTCAAATCTCTAA GTATTTCTCTGAGCGTGGTGATGCAGTGACTAAAGCAGCCAAGCAGCCCCACGTG GGTGATTATCGGCAGCTGGTGCACGAGCTGGATGAGGCAGAGTACCGCGACATCCGGCTGATGGTCATGGAGATCCGTAATGCTTATGTGAGGAGgcgagggcagggcaggggtgggcagAGGCAGCTTTCCCAGGCCACCCACTCCCTGACCCTGCAGGCTGGGGGTTAA
- the EMC9 gene encoding ER membrane protein complex subunit 9 isoform X3 has protein sequence MCGAHRPVWWWLDTTMPMQLWTTRALKHQAVVHQASSRPDPRRPATGKGHSCAHIYETWEAQLKWMGFSHSWLLTLIFPLHSPGPLALKIAGRIAEFFPDAVLIMLDNQKLVPQPRVPPVIVLENQGLHWVPKDKNLVMWRDWEESRQMVGALLEDRAHRHLVDFDCHLEDIRQDWTNQQVNTQIIQWVDPTNGNGNA, from the exons ATGTGTGGGGCGCACAGGCCGGTCTGGTGGTGGCTGGATACTACCATGCCAATGCAGCTGTGGACGACCAGAG CACTCAAGCATCAAGCAGTCGTGCATCAAGCATCCAGCAGGCCCGATCCCCGCAGGCCAGCTACAGGGAAAGGCCACAGCTGCGCTCACATCTATGAGACCTGGGAGGCCCAGCTCAAATGGATGGGTTTTTCCCACAGTTGGCTCCTCACTCTGATCTTCCCTCTACACAGCCCTGGGCCCCTGGCCTTGAAAATTGCTGGGCGAATTGCAGAATTCTTCCCTGATGCAGTACTTATTATG TTGGATAATCAGAAActagtgcctcagcctcgtgTCCCCCCAGTCATCGTCCTGGAGAACCAAGGTCTCCACTGGGTCCCTAAGGACAAGAACTT AGTGATGTGGAGGGACTGGGAAGAGTCAAGGCAGATGGTGGGAGCTCTACTGGAGGATCGGGCCCACCGGCACCTTGTAGACTTCGACTGCCACCTTGAGGACATCCGGCAGGACTGGACCAACCAGCAAGTCAACACTCAAATCATCCAGTGGGTTGATCCCACgaatggaaatggaaatgccTGA
- the EMC9 gene encoding ER membrane protein complex subunit 9 isoform X1, with product MGEVEISARAYVKMCLHAARYPHAAVNGLLLAPPPRSGECLCLTDCVPLFHSHLALSVMLEVALNQVDVWGAQAGLVVAGYYHANAAVDDQSWLLTLIFPLHSPGPLALKIAGRIAEFFPDAVLIMLDNQKLVPQPRVPPVIVLENQGLHWVPKDKNLVMWRDWEESRQMVGALLEDRAHRHLVDFDCHLEDIRQDWTNQQVNTQIIQWVDPTNGNGNA from the exons ATGGGGGAGGTGGAGATCTCGGCCCGGGCCTACGTGAAGATGTGTCTCCACGCTGCCCGGTACCCACACGCAGCAGTCAACGGGCTGTTGCTGGCTCCACCGCCACGGTCCGGAGAATGCCTGTGCCTCACCGATTGTGTGCCCCTCTTTCACAGCCACCTGGCCCTGTCCGTCATGTTGGAGGTCGCACTCAACCAG GTGGATGTGTGGGGCGCACAGGCCGGTCTGGTGGTGGCTGGATACTACCATGCCAATGCAGCTGTGGACGACCAGAG TTGGCTCCTCACTCTGATCTTCCCTCTACACAGCCCTGGGCCCCTGGCCTTGAAAATTGCTGGGCGAATTGCAGAATTCTTCCCTGATGCAGTACTTATTATG TTGGATAATCAGAAActagtgcctcagcctcgtgTCCCCCCAGTCATCGTCCTGGAGAACCAAGGTCTCCACTGGGTCCCTAAGGACAAGAACTT AGTGATGTGGAGGGACTGGGAAGAGTCAAGGCAGATGGTGGGAGCTCTACTGGAGGATCGGGCCCACCGGCACCTTGTAGACTTCGACTGCCACCTTGAGGACATCCGGCAGGACTGGACCAACCAGCAAGTCAACACTCAAATCATCCAGTGGGTTGATCCCACgaatggaaatggaaatgccTGA
- the EMC9 gene encoding ER membrane protein complex subunit 9 isoform X2: MGEVEISARAYVKMCLHAARYPHAAVNGLLLAPPPRSGECLCLTDCVPLFHSHLALSVMLEVALNQVDVWGAQAGLVVAGYYHANAAVDDQSPGPLALKIAGRIAEFFPDAVLIMLDNQKLVPQPRVPPVIVLENQGLHWVPKDKNLVMWRDWEESRQMVGALLEDRAHRHLVDFDCHLEDIRQDWTNQQVNTQIIQWVDPTNGNGNA; encoded by the exons ATGGGGGAGGTGGAGATCTCGGCCCGGGCCTACGTGAAGATGTGTCTCCACGCTGCCCGGTACCCACACGCAGCAGTCAACGGGCTGTTGCTGGCTCCACCGCCACGGTCCGGAGAATGCCTGTGCCTCACCGATTGTGTGCCCCTCTTTCACAGCCACCTGGCCCTGTCCGTCATGTTGGAGGTCGCACTCAACCAG GTGGATGTGTGGGGCGCACAGGCCGGTCTGGTGGTGGCTGGATACTACCATGCCAATGCAGCTGTGGACGACCAGAG CCCTGGGCCCCTGGCCTTGAAAATTGCTGGGCGAATTGCAGAATTCTTCCCTGATGCAGTACTTATTATG TTGGATAATCAGAAActagtgcctcagcctcgtgTCCCCCCAGTCATCGTCCTGGAGAACCAAGGTCTCCACTGGGTCCCTAAGGACAAGAACTT AGTGATGTGGAGGGACTGGGAAGAGTCAAGGCAGATGGTGGGAGCTCTACTGGAGGATCGGGCCCACCGGCACCTTGTAGACTTCGACTGCCACCTTGAGGACATCCGGCAGGACTGGACCAACCAGCAAGTCAACACTCAAATCATCCAGTGGGTTGATCCCACgaatggaaatggaaatgccTGA
- the PSME2 gene encoding proteasome activator complex subunit 2 isoform X2 — protein MAKPCGVRLSGEARKQAEEFLYRFLPQKIIYLNQLLQEDSLNVADLTSLRATLDIPIPDPPPKDDEMETDKQEKKEVPKCGFLPGNEKVLSLLALVKPEVWTLKEKCILLITWIQHLIPKIEDGNDFGVAIQEKVLERVNAVKTKVEAFQTTISKYFSERGDAVAKASKETHVMDYRALVHERDEAAYGELRAMVLDLRAFYAELYHIISSNLEKIVNPKGEEKPSMY, from the exons ATGGCCAAGCCGTGTGGGGTGCGCCTGAGCGGGGAGGCCCGCAAACAG GCTGAGGAATTCCTCTACAGATTCTTGCCACAGAAAATCATATACCTGAATCAGCTCTTGCAA GAGGACTCCCTCAATGTGGCTGACCTGACTTCCCTCCGGGCCACACTGGACATCCCCATCCCAGATCCTCCACCTAAGGATGATGAG ATGGAAACAGATaagcaggagaagaaagaag TCCCTAAGTGTGGATTTCTCCCTGGGAATGAGAAGGTCCTGTCCCTGCTTGCCCTGGTTAAGCCAGAAGTCTGGACTCTCAAAGAGAAATGCATTCTG TTAATCACGTGGATCCAGCACCTGATCCCCAAGATTGAAGATGGAAATGATTTTGGAGTAGCAATCCAG GAGAAGGTACTGGAGAGGGTGAATGCCGTCAAGACCAAAGTGGAAGCTTTCCAGACAACCATTTCCAA GTACTTCTCAGAACGTGGGGATGCTGTGGCCAAGGCCTCCAAGGAGACTCATGTG ATGGATTACCGGGCCTTGGTGCACGAGCGAGATGAGGCAGCCTATGGGGAACTCAGGGCCATGGTGCTGGACCTGAGGGCCTTCTAT GCTGAGCTTTATCATATCATAAGCAGCAACCTGGAGAAAATTGTCAACCCAAAGGGTGAAGAGAAGCCATCTATGTACTGA
- the PSME2 gene encoding proteasome activator complex subunit 2 isoform X1 produces the protein MAKPCGVRLSGEARKQVEVFRQNLFQEAEEFLYRFLPQKIIYLNQLLQEDSLNVADLTSLRATLDIPIPDPPPKDDEMETDKQEKKEVPKCGFLPGNEKVLSLLALVKPEVWTLKEKCILLITWIQHLIPKIEDGNDFGVAIQEKVLERVNAVKTKVEAFQTTISKYFSERGDAVAKASKETHVMDYRALVHERDEAAYGELRAMVLDLRAFYAELYHIISSNLEKIVNPKGEEKPSMY, from the exons ATGGCCAAGCCGTGTGGGGTGCGCCTGAGCGGGGAGGCCCGCAAACAG GTGGAGGTCTTCAGGCAGAATCTTTTCCAGGAG GCTGAGGAATTCCTCTACAGATTCTTGCCACAGAAAATCATATACCTGAATCAGCTCTTGCAA GAGGACTCCCTCAATGTGGCTGACCTGACTTCCCTCCGGGCCACACTGGACATCCCCATCCCAGATCCTCCACCTAAGGATGATGAG ATGGAAACAGATaagcaggagaagaaagaag TCCCTAAGTGTGGATTTCTCCCTGGGAATGAGAAGGTCCTGTCCCTGCTTGCCCTGGTTAAGCCAGAAGTCTGGACTCTCAAAGAGAAATGCATTCTG TTAATCACGTGGATCCAGCACCTGATCCCCAAGATTGAAGATGGAAATGATTTTGGAGTAGCAATCCAG GAGAAGGTACTGGAGAGGGTGAATGCCGTCAAGACCAAAGTGGAAGCTTTCCAGACAACCATTTCCAA GTACTTCTCAGAACGTGGGGATGCTGTGGCCAAGGCCTCCAAGGAGACTCATGTG ATGGATTACCGGGCCTTGGTGCACGAGCGAGATGAGGCAGCCTATGGGGAACTCAGGGCCATGGTGCTGGACCTGAGGGCCTTCTAT GCTGAGCTTTATCATATCATAAGCAGCAACCTGGAGAAAATTGTCAACCCAAAGGGTGAAGAGAAGCCATCTATGTACTGA